The DNA sequence CGATCGCCCTGGCACGGGCTGATCCTCGGGTGCTCTACGCGCAACCGGATTACCTGGTGTCGATCACCTCGTCTCCCAACGACCCGAGGTTCGGCTCGCTCTGGGGCCTGAACAACACGGGGCAGTTGGTGGGGGGGACGCCGGGAGCCGACATCAGTGCCATGGAGGCCTGGTCCGTCACGACGGGCAGCCCCGAGGTGGTCGTGGCGGTGATCGACACGGGGATCGACCTCTCGCATCCCGACCTGGCGCCGAACCTCTGGGTGAACCCCGGCGAGGTGGGCGGCAACGGCCGGGATGACGACGGGAATCATTACGTGGATGACATCCACGGCTGGAACTTCGTGACCAACACCCCCAATGTCCGTGACGACAACAACCACGGGACCCACGTCGCGGGGATCATCGGCGCAGTCGGCAACAACGAGCTGGGCGTCGTTGGGGTCAACTGGAATGTTCAATTAATGACGCTCAAGTTCCTGAATTCCTCGGGAAAAGGGACGACCAGCAATGCCATCAAGGCGTTGAATTACGCGGTCCAGATGGGCGCGCACGTCTCGAATCACAGCTATTCGGGGGGGGCATACGACGCCGCCTTTGCCGACGCGGTCGCCAGCGCTCGCAGCCGTGGGCACATCGTCGTGACCGCAGCCGGCAACGATTTCTCGAATAACGATGTGAACCCGGCTTATCCGGCGAATTACGTCAGCGACAATCTCATCTCAGTCGCGGCAACGGATGCATACGACTATATTGCTGGTTTTTCGAATTACGGGGCCACGACAGTCCACCTCGGCGCGCCTGGCGTTT is a window from the Tautonia rosea genome containing:
- a CDS encoding S8 family peptidase codes for the protein MRRFMRHTALGFSRLDALDSRTMLSLGTGLPLAGPIASQSDSFSHEHILVRYDLGSIQHASIGDLAGELVPGLRAVPVPEGSSVAEAIALARADPRVLYAQPDYLVSITSSPNDPRFGSLWGLNNTGQLVGGTPGADISAMEAWSVTTGSPEVVVAVIDTGIDLSHPDLAPNLWVNPGEVGGNGRDDDGNHYVDDIHGWNFVTNTPNVRDDNNHGTHVAGIIGAVGNNELGVVGVNWNVQLMTLKFLNSSGKGTTSNAIKALNYAVQMGAHVSNHSYSGGAYDAAFADAVASARSRGHIVVTAAGNDFSNNDVNPAYPANYVSDNLISVAATDAYDYIAGFSNYGATTVHLGAPGVSILSTVRNGSYGYMSGTSMAAPHVTGAVALIRGLHPEWSYDQVIAKLLTTVDKVADLDGQVQTGGRLNLGRAVTSETVGPRIESASYVPGDHTRIRLRFNEAILPGSFTPDDLVSLTGPEGQGVEVTAVTAVPGSADREFDVSFTSAGIGTYQ